DNA from Kitasatospora acidiphila:
CCGCCAGGGCCTGCTCGTCGCCGACGTCGAGGGCGGTGTCGGTCAGCTTGATGACGTGCTCGTCGCCGTGCGCCAGCGCCCGTTCGAGCACCTCCTCGGCGGTGAGGCTGCCCGGCGGGGTGTACGCCACGGGTGCGTCCGGGGCGTACATCGCGGTCACGGCTGCGCTGGCCGTCCAGGCGGCCCGCAGGCTCGGCACCCAGAGGTGCTGCGGGAGCGCGGGCAGGGTGCGCAGCACGGCGTTGGGGGCGGTGGCCGCGTGGACGAGCATCGTCTCCTCGCCATGGCCGTGGGTGGCGTACCGGTGCGTTGCCGCCGCCACCAGCTCGGCGAGGCGGTCGTGTGCCTGCTGCGGGTCGGTGACCGCCGCCGCCCACACCGGCAGCCCGGTGACGCGCTCAAGCCGCGCGGGGAAGGTGCCGGTACGTTCGCCGAGCGGCCGCACGGCGTCCAGGGCGGCCACCGCGCTGTCGGCGCCGGGCAGTTGGGCGACGCCCACCACCGGGTGGTGGCGGGCGGCCCAGTACCCGAGCCCGTGGGCGAGTTCGGCCAGCCGCGGCTCGCTCCGCTCACCGAGCAGCAGGGTGCGCACCGCATGGCCCACCCGGATCACCGGGTGCGTCGAGCCGCCGTACATGCCGGGGAGCAGCCGCGGCCACCACTCACCGAGCACCTCCTGCCAGGACCGCTCGGCGAGCTCACCCTCGAAGTACCCGATCCAGTCCGCCGCCCGGCTCGGATCACCGAGCGCCGCCCACCAGTTGGCCACCGTCACCGGCTCACTGCCGACCGGGAACTCCTCCAACTTGCGCGCGTACAGGTCGAGCCACCGGTGCACCGCACCCGCCTGCCCGTGCGCGGCGAGGGCCTCCACCACCATCGGCGCATGGTTGGTCAACCGCCCGCGCCGCTCCGGCCCCGAACCGTGCAACCGCTGGAGCGCTTCGTCGAGGGTGCCTGTGGAATCCATGGCGAGGATGGTAGGCGGGGAGCGGCAAGTGGCGTAACGGGCTGAAGACTTAGGACCGCCGACCCACACCCTGGACATATCCGCTGGACAGGCCGCGCCGGAGCCCCCGAGTCTGGAGTCCGCTGTTCTTCCGATCAGGCCGTAGGGAGGCCGAATGACTGTCAGGGCACTGGGTTACTGGCGGTCCGCCGCCGCCCCGGAACTGCCGGACCCCGTCCCGCTGATCGATCCGACGTGGGACGAGGAGGAGCGGTACCTGGTGGCCACCTACCTCGACCAGGGGCAGCTGAGCCGCGAGTTCATGGGCATGTCCCGCTGCCGTGTCTGCGATCGGTCCAATGGCAATGGCGAGCGAACGGACGGCGCGTTCGTCTGGCCCAGCGGACTCAGTCACTACGTGACCGCCCACTCGGTCAGGCTTCCCGCCGAGTTCGTGAGCCATGTGCTGCGTCGGCTCGATGCGATGGAGGAGGCGGATTACGACTTCTCCTGGTGGAAGGAGCGGGCCTACCGCGACCGATTCGTCGAGGAGTGAGCGCTGCTGCGGGGGCCCGGGCGGCCCCCGCAGGGCGGTGGGGCTCAGACCGCTCGGCCGAGCCAGGCTGCCAGGCGGGCGTAGCCGTTCGCGTCGGCCGGGACGGCCTGCAGGGGGCCGAAGGGCAGGCCCTCGCGGCTGCGCTCGGCCGGGAGCGCCTTCTGGGCCATGTCGAGCGAGATGAGTGCCAACTCCTCGTCCAGGGCGGCG
Protein-coding regions in this window:
- a CDS encoding questin oxidase family protein, with the protein product MDSTGTLDEALQRLHGSGPERRGRLTNHAPMVVEALAAHGQAGAVHRWLDLYARKLEEFPVGSEPVTVANWWAALGDPSRAADWIGYFEGELAERSWQEVLGEWWPRLLPGMYGGSTHPVIRVGHAVRTLLLGERSEPRLAELAHGLGYWAARHHPVVGVAQLPGADSAVAALDAVRPLGERTGTFPARLERVTGLPVWAAAVTDPQQAHDRLAELVAAATHRYATHGHGEETMLVHAATAPNAVLRTLPALPQHLWVPSLRAAWTASAAVTAMYAPDAPVAYTPPGSLTAEEVLERALAHGDEHVIKLTDTALDVGDEQALAAALRSIELSEPLT